The following proteins come from a genomic window of Trifolium pratense cultivar HEN17-A07 linkage group LG4, ARS_RC_1.1, whole genome shotgun sequence:
- the LOC123882388 gene encoding aspartyl protease family protein 1-like: MACNHSHDSVQVISSMVLLVLMMVLSLSSQTCYSFGKFGLDIHHRFSDPVTQILGIDDEFLPQKGTPQYYSAMVHRDRVFHGRRLAVDHRTPVTFAAGNETLRIAAFGFLHFANVSVGTPPLWFLVALDTGSDLFWLPCNCTSCVRGLKTQTGKTIDLNIYELDKSSTRENVPCNSNMCKQTQCPSSRSSCRYEVEYLSNDTSSSGFLIEDVLHLITDNDQTKDVDTQITIGCGQVQTGVFLNGAAPNGLFGLGMENVSVPSILAQKGLISDSFSMCFGSEGSGRITFGDTGSSDQGKTPFNLRELHPTYNITVTQIVVGGNASDLEFHAIFDSGTSFTYLNDPAYTLISEKFNSLIKAVRHSPQSPDSDLPFEYCYDISPDQTIEVPFLNLTMKGGDDYYVTDPIVPVSSEVEGNLVCLGIQKSGNLNIIGQNFMTGYRIVFDRENMNLGWKESNCTDEVLSNTMPINKSHPPAISPAIAVNPVAKSEPSSNTGRLSPSQSFRMKPTFAYMVILFTLIAFF, encoded by the exons ATGGCTTGTAACCATAGCCATGACTCTGTACAAGTAATTTCTTCAATGGTGTTATTGGTGTTAATGATGGTGTTGAGTTTATCTTCACAGACTTGTTACAGTTTTGGCAAATTCGGATTGGATATCCATCATAGATTCTCCGATCCAGTTACTCAGATTCTAGGCATTGATGATGAATTTTTACCTCAAAAAGGAACTCCTCAATATTATTCTGCAATGGTTCATAGAGATCGCGTTTTTCACGGTCGTCGACTTGCCGTTGATCACCGTACTCCGGTCACTTTCGCCGCCGGCAATGAAACTCTTCGAATTGCTGCATTTGGATT TTTGCATTTTGCCAATGTTTCCGTTGGGACACCGCCTTTGTGGTTTTTGGTGGCGTTAGATACCGGGAGTGACTTGTTCTGGTTACCTTGTAATTGTACCAGTTGCGTGCGTGGCTTAAAGACACAAACTGGGAAG aCAATTGATCTTAATATCTATGAGCTTGATAAGTCATCTACAAGGGAAAATGTTCCATGCAATAGCAACATGTGTAAACAAACACAATGCCCTTCATCTCGTAGTAGTTGTCGCTATGAAGTTGAGTATCTTTCAAATGATACTTCGTCTTCTGGATTCTTGATAGAAGATGTCTTACACTTGATTACAGATAATGATCAAACAAAAGATGTTGACACACAAATTACTATTGG TTGTGGCCAAGTTCAGACTGGTGTGTTTCTAAATGGTGCAGCTCCAAATGGTTTATTTGGACTTGGTATGGAAAATGTATCTGTTCCGAGCATCCTAGCCCAAAAGGGGCTTATTTCAGATTCTTTTTCAATGTGTTTTGGATCTGAAGGTTCCGGAAGAATCACATTTGGTGATACTGGCAGCTCGGACCAAGGAAAAACACCATTCAACCTCAGGGAATTGCA TCCAACCTATAACATCACCGTTACACAAATTGTTGTGGGAGGAAATGCTTCTGATCTTGAGTTTCATGCAATTTTCGACTCTGGTACCTCGTTCACATACCTAAATGACCCAGCTTATACACTAATATCTGAGAAG TTCAATTCTCTGATCAAAGCTGTTCGACATTCACCTCAATCACCCGATTCTGATCTCCCTTTTGAATATTGTTATGACATAAG TCCAGATCAGACAATTGAAGTTCCCTTTTTGAATCTAACAATGAAAGGTGGAGACGATTATTATGTCACGGATCCAATAGTACCAGTTTCTAGTGAG GTTGAAGGAAATCTTGTTTGTTTGGGGATACAAAAAAGTGGCAATTTGAATATCATTGGAC AAAACTTCATGACTGGTTACCGTATAGTCTTCGATCGCGAGAACATGAATCTTGGTTGGAAGGAATCTAACT GTACTGATGAAGTGCTCTCCAATACAATGCCTATAAACAAATCTCACCCTCCTGCAATTTCCCCTGCTATTGCTGTGAATCCTGTGGCTAAATCAGAACCATCAAGTAATACTGGCAGACTTTCACCTAGTCAGTCATTTAGGATGAAGCCTACTTTTGCATATATGGTGATCCTTTTTACACTTATAGCCTTCTTTTAG
- the LOC123882386 gene encoding peroxidase 64-like, translated as MASMVTLILILFLFFSLVSTGNSLSYNYYEKTCPDVEFIIAKTVKAATASDKTVPAALLRMHFHDCFIRGCDASVLLNSKGSNKAEKDGPPNVSLHGFFIIDNAKKAVEAACPGVVSCADILALAARDAVFLSGGPGWDVPKGRKDGRISKASETIQLPSPNFNISQLQKSFSQRGLSMEDLVALSGGHTLGFSHCSSFNSRIHNYDATHDVDPKLNPSFASKLKSICPIKNQLKNAGSTLDASSTTFDNTYYKLILQGKAIFSSDQVLIDTPNTKDLVSKFATSQDEFYKAFVKSMIKMSSINGGQEIRKDCRVVG; from the exons atggcttctatggTTACATTAATCTtgattttatttctctttttttcacTAGTTTCAACAGGGAATTCACTTAGTTATAATTACTATGAAAAGACATGTCCTGATGTAGAGTTCATTATTGCCAAGACAGTAAAAGCTGCCACTGCTTCGGACAAAACTGTCCCTGCAGCGCTTCTCCGAATGCACTTCCATGACTGCTTCATTCGG GGATGTGATGCTTCTGTGCTGCTAAACTCAAAAGGAAGCAACAAAGCAGAAAAAGATGGACCACCAAATGTTTCTCTGCATGGATTCTTTATCATTGATAATGCAAAGAAAGCGGTAGAAGCTGCTTGTCCTGGTGTGGTCTCTTGTGCTGATATCCTAGCACTAGCAGCAAGAGATGCTGTATTTCTg TCTGGAGGTCCAGGTTGGGATGTTCCTAAAGGAAGAAAAGATGGAAGAATATCCAAGGCCAGTGAAACAATACAGTTACCATCACCAAACTTCAACATATCACAACTACAGAAGAGCTTCTCTCAAAGAGGTCTCTCAATGGAAGACTTGGTAGCCTTGTCAG GAGGACATACCTTAGGTTTCTCTCATTGTTCATCCTTCAACAGCAGAATCCACAACTATGATGCTACACATGATGTGGACCCTAAATTAAACCCATCATTTGCATCAAAGCTAAAATCAATTTGTCCAATAAAAAATCAGTTAAAGAATGCAGGCAGCACTTTAGATGCTTCTTCAACTACATTTGATAATACATATTACAAGTTGATCCTCCAAGGGAAGGCTATATTTTCTTCTGATCAAGTTCTTATTGATACTCCAAATACCAAAGATCTTGTATCTAAGTTTGCTACCTCACAAGATGAATTTTATAAGGCTTTTGTGAAATCCATGATCAAAATGAGTAGCATCAATGGTGGTCAAGAGATTAGGAAGGACTGTAGGGTGGTTGGTTAA
- the LOC123882390 gene encoding CSC1-like protein At4g35870, whose product MRDPLPPPPSSGDDGDPYGSWYGNIDYLLNISAIGALFCLLIFLLVKLRSDHRRMPGPSAIASKLLAVWHATGREIARHCGADAAQFLLIEGGSCAVLLSVAALALVVLLPLNLHAGTVVLGDQFSKTTINHIPKGSPLLWIHFLFAVVVVLLVHFGISATEERLRITRFRDGYGNLSDPTANSSAIFTIMVQGLPKIIGADRAVLQEYFQYRYPGKVYKVIVPMDLCALDGLATELMRVRDEISWLVARIDSRLLPDDGAEDGGIGGSVSQGLRSWVVNCWKWLKGFYADIMALFGYTDEERLRQLQELRAELETELAAYKEGRAQGAGVAFVMFKDVYTANKAVQDFQNEKKRRVGKFFSVMELRLRRNQWKVERAPLASDIYWKNLGTPKVSLKLRRVCVNTCLLLMLLFFSSPLAVISAIQSAGRIINAEAMDNAQMWMAWVQSSGWLGSLIFQFLPNVIVFVSMYIVVPSALSYLSKFERHLTVSGEQRAALMKLVCFFLVNLILLRGLVESSLESAILKMGRCYLDGEDCKRIEQYMSASFLSKSCLSSLAFLITSTFLGISYDLLAPVPWIKRNIQKFRKNDMLQLVPEQSEEYPLEHQDVDGLQRPLIHSSPGAYETSNGYNQDGQDLSVYPTTGSSPNPKQTFDFAQYYAFNLTIFALTLVYCSFSPLVVPVGAVYFGYRYVVDKYNFLFVYRVRGFPAGNDGRLMDTVLCIMRFCVDLFLLAMLLFFSVQGDSTKLQAIFTLGLLVLYKLLPSHRDSLQSTLLEGIQTVDNVVNSPVDYEVFSQPRFDWDNSQR is encoded by the coding sequence ATGCGAGATCCTCTACCTCCACCGCCGTCTTCCGGCGACGACGGTGATCCATACGGCTCCTGGTATGGCAACATCGACTACCTTCTCAACATATCGGCGATCGGAGCCTTATTCTGTCTCTTGATTTTCCTCTTGGTGAAGCTACGGAGCGACCACCGTCGCATGCCCGGTCCTTCCGCCATTGCCAGCAAACTTCTCGCCGTCTGGCATGCTACCGGCCGTGAAATTGCCCGCCATTGCGGCGCCGATGCTGCTCAGTTTCTCCTCATTGAAGGTGGAAGCTGTGCTGTTCTCTTGTCGGTTGCGGCTCTCGCGCTCGTTGTTTTGCTTCCGCTTAATCTCCATGCCGGAACCGTTGTTTTGGGAGATCAATTCTCCAAGACAACTATCAATCATATACCTAAAGGTTCGCCTTTGCTTTGGATTCATTTCCTTTTCGCTGTTGTTGTAGTTTTATTGGTTCATTTCGGCATCTCTGCTACGGAAGAGCGTTTGAGAATTACTAGGTTTAGGGATGGTTATGGTAATTTGAGTGATCCAACTGCGAATTCTAGTGCTATATTTACTATAATGGTTCAGGGGTTACCGAAAATTATAGGAGCTGATAGGGCTGTGTTGCAGGAGTATTTTCAGTATAGGTATCCTGGTAAGGTTTACAAGGTTATTGTGCCGATGGATTTATGTGCATTGGATGGTTTGGCTACTGAGTTGATGCGTGTGAGGGACGAGATTTCATGGTTGGTGGCTAGGATTGATTCTCGCTTGTTGCCCGATGATGGTGCAGAGGATGGTGGCATTGGTGGGAGTGTGTCTCAGGGATTGAGGAGTTGGGTGGTAAATTGTTGGAAATGGTTGAAAGGTTTTTATGCTGACATTATGGCGTTATTTGGTTATACTGATGAGGAGAGGTTGAGACAATTGCAGGAACTGAGGGCTGAACTGGAGACTGAGCTGGCTGCTTACAAAGAAGGACGTGCACAGGGTGCTGGTGTTGCCTTTGTTATGTTCAAGGATGTGTATACTGCTAATAAGGCTGTTCAGGATTTTCAGAACGAAAAGAAGAGGAGGGTTGGGAAGTTCTTTTCTGTCATGGAGTTGCGTCTGAGGAGAAACCAATGGAAGGTTGAGCGTGCTCCCTTGGCGAGTGACATTTACTGGAAAAATTTGGGGACGCCAAAAGTATCGCTGAAATTGCGGAGAGTGTGTGTGAATACTTGTTTGTTGTTGATGCTCTTGTTCTTTAGTTCTCCCCTTGCTGTGATCAGTGCTATTCAAAGTGCTGGAAGGATCATCAATGCCGAAGCTATGGATAATGCACAAATGTGGATGGCTTGGGTGCAAAGCTCTGGCTGGCTTGGAAGCcttatttttcaatttctacCCAATGTTATCGTCTTTGTCAGCATGTACATAGTTGTTCCATCTGCTCTTTCTTACCTGTCGAAATTTGAACGCCATCTGACAGTTTCTGGGGAGCAAAGAGCTGCACTCATGAAGTTGGTTTGCTTCTTCCTTGTAAATCTCATTCTCTTGCGGGGTTTGGTCGAATCATCACTGGAAAGTGCCATCCTGAAAATGGGACGGTGCTATTTGGATGGAGAGGATTGCAAGAGGATTGAGCAATATATGAGTGCATCATTCCTGTCAAAGTCATGCCTTTCTTCTCTTGCATTTCTGATCACAAGCACTTTCTTGGGGATATCTTATGATCTATTAGCACCCGTTCCTTGGATTAAAAGAAACATTCAGAAGTTTCGGAAAAATGACATGCTTCAGTTAGTTCCAGAACAAAGTGAAGAATACCCGTTAGAACACCAGGACGTAGATGGTCTTCAGAGACCACTAATTCATAGCAGTCCCGGTGCTTATGAAACTTCCAATGGTTATAATCAAGATGGACAAGATCTTTCTGTCTATCCAACCACCGGGAGCTCACCTAACCCAAAACAGACATTCGATTTTGCACAGTATTATGCCTTCAATTTGACAATATTTGCCCTGACTCTGGTATACTGTTCGTTTAGTCCACTTGTTGTCCCTGTTGGTGCAGTTTATTTTGGGTATAGATATGTGGTGGACAAGTACAACTTTCTCTTTGTCTATCGAGTTCGAGGATTTCCTGCAGGCAATGATGGGAGGTTAATGGATACTGTATTATGCATCATGCGTTTCTGCGTTGATCTATTCTTACTCGCTATGCTCCTATTCTTCTCAGTACAAGGGGACTCTACGAAGCTGCAAGCTATTTTCACTCTTGGACTATTAGTCTTGTATAAATTACTGCCTTCCCATCGTGATAGTTTACAATCAACCCTTTTGGAGGGCATTCAAACGGTTGATAATGTTGTAAATAGTCCTGTTGATTACGAGGTGTTTTCACAGCCCAGGTTTGATTGGGATAACTCCCAAAGGTGA
- the LOC123882387 gene encoding uncharacterized protein LOC123882387: protein MAFTHSLPPPLQLVKPSSISPKPSIFFNQSSSISSNLFNPPSTLHNPSPFSTLRTRIIVKSKAQEPEVSVASDAFTQFKHLLLPITDRKPYLSEGTKQAIATTTALAKKYGADITVVVIDEQQKESLPEHETQLSSIRWHISEGGLKDYKLLERLGDGSKPTAIIGDVADELNLDLVVISMEAIHTKHIDANLLAEFIPCPVMLLPL, encoded by the exons ATGGCGTTTACTCACTCTCTGCCACCACCGCTTCAACTTGTTAAACCCTCTTCCATCTCTCCAAAACCCTCCATTTTCTTCAACCAATCCTCTTCCATCTCCTCTAATCTCTTCAACCCCCCTTCCACACTTCATAACCCTTCTCCATTTTCCACCCTCCGCACCAGGATCATCG TTAAGTCCAAAGCACAAGAACCTGAAGTTAGTGTGGCTTCTGATGCATTTACGCAGTTTAAGCATTTGCTTTTGCCAATTACTGATAGAAAACCCTATCTATCTGAGGGAACAAAACag GCTATAGCTACTACTACTGCCTTAGCTAAAAAGTATGGAGCTGACATAACAGTTGTAG TTATCGATGAACAGCAGAAGGAGTCACTGCCTGAGCATGAGACCCAACTATCTAGCATCCGTTGGCATATATCTGAAG GTGGATTGAAGGACTATAAATTGCTTGAGCGGCTTGGTGATGGAAGTAAGCCAACGGCAATAATTGGTGATGTTGCTGATGAACTTAATTTGGATTTGGTAGTTATTAGCATGGAAGCAATTCATACAAAGCATATAGATGCAAATTTGCTTGCTGAGTTCATTCCCTGTCCTGTCATGCTTTTGCCATTGTAG
- the LOC123882389 gene encoding aspartyl protease family protein 1: MLSFSFSRIIIIFLILCWWCCYCDAHIFTFTMHHRYSEPVKKWSHSASPSPSNRWPEKGTVEYYAELADRDRFLRGRRLSQFDAGLAFSDGNSTFRISSLGFLHYTTVELGTPGVKFMVALDTGSDLFWVPCDCTRCAATDSSSFASSAFASDFDLSVYNPNGSSTSKKVTCNNSLCTHRNQCLGTFSNCPYMVSYVSAETSTSGILVEDVLHLTQEDDDHDLVEANVVFGCGQIQSGSFLDVAAPNGLFGLGMEKISVPSMLSREGFTADSFSMCFGRDGIGRISFGDKGSLDQDETPFNLNPSHPTYNITINQVRVGTTLIDVEFTALFDSGTSFTYLVDPTYSRLSESFHSQVEDRRRPSDSRIPFEYCYDMSPDSNTSLIPSMSLTMGGGSRFTVYDPIIIISTQNELVYCLAVVKSAELNIIGQNFMTGYRVVFDREKLILGWKKSDCYDIEDHNNVVPTRPDSDNVPPAVAAGLGRYPATDSSRKSNYNSQQSSASPAPLYSCISLLTCIGYLIFCILFCLHDL; the protein is encoded by the exons ATGTTGAGTTTCAGTTTCAGCAGAATAATCATCATCTTCTTAATACTTTGTTGGTGGTGCTGTTACTGTGATGCTCACATATTCACATTCACTATGCACCACCGTTACTCTGAACCTGTCAAGAAATGGTCTCATTCTGCTTCACCTTCTCCTTCCAATCGTTGGCCTGAAAAGGGTACTGTTGAATACTATGCTGAGTTAGCTGACCGTGACCGCTTTCTCCGCGGCCGTAGACTCTCCCAATTCGACGCCGGTCTTGCTTTCTCCGATGGCAATTCCACCTTCCGTATTAGCTCCCTTGGATT TTTGCATTATACAACAGTTGAGTTAGGGACACCTGGAGTGAAGTTTATGGTGGCGCTTGATACAGGAAGTGATCTGTTTTGGGTGCCCTGTGATTGCACTAGATGTGCAGCTACTGATAGTTCTTCCTTTGCTTCTTCTGCCTTTGCTTCG GATTTTGACCTAAGTGTGTATAATCCTAATGGATCTTCAACAAGTAAAAAGGTTACTTGTAACAATAGTCTCTGCACGCACCGCAACCAATGCCTTGGGACATTCAGCAACTGCCCTTACATGGTTTCTTATGTATCCGCTGAAACCTCTACATCCGGAATATTAGTAGAGGACGTTCTGCATTTAACTCAAGAAGATGATGACCATGACCTTGTCGAGGCAAATGTTGTATTTGG CTGTGGACAAATTCAGAGTGGATCGTTCTTAGATGTTGCTGCTCCGAATGGTTTGTTTGGACTTGGTATGGAGAAAATATCAGTTCCTAGCATGTTATCAAGGGAAGGATTTACTGCAGATTCGTTCTCCATGTGTTTTGGACGAGATGGCATTGGAAGAATAAGTTTTGGGGACAAAGGAAGTCTTGATCAAGATGAAACTCCATTTAATCTGAACCCATCACA CCCTACCTATAACATCACAATCAATCAAGTCCGTGTAGGAACAACTCTAATCGACGTGGAATTCACAGCTCTTTTTGATTCTGGAACCTCTTTTACCTATTTGGTTGATCCAACCTATTCAAGGCTTTCCGAGAGT TTTCATTCCCAAGTGGAAGATAGGCGGCGTCCATCGGATTCAAGGATCCCTTTCGAATATTGTTATGATATGAG TCCTGATTCAAATACTAGCTTGATCCCTAGCATGAGTTTAACTATGGGAGGTGGAAGCCGTTTTACTGTTTATGATCCAATAATTATTATCTCTACACAG AATGAACTTGTATATTGTCTAGCAGTAGTCAAGAGTGCTGAGCTGAACATAATTGGAC AAAACTTCATGACTGGTTACCGTGTTGTTTTTGACCGAGAAAAGCTCATTTTGGGATGGAAGAAATCTGATT GTTATGACATTGAGGATCATAATAATGTTGTCCCAACAAGACCAGACTCAGATAATGTGCCTCCTGCAGTTGCCGCGGGACTCGGCCGTTACCCTGCCACTGATTCAAGTAGAAAGTCCAATTACAATTCTCAACAGTCAAGTGCATCACCGGCCCCGCTTTATAGCTGCATTTCACTTTTGACTTGCATTGGATATCTAAtcttttgtattttgttttgtttacatGATCTATGA